A genomic region of Pseudopipra pipra isolate bDixPip1 chromosome W, bDixPip1.hap1, whole genome shotgun sequence contains the following coding sequences:
- the LOC135405377 gene encoding olfactory receptor 14J1-like, with translation MSNSSSLTQFLLLAFADRRELQLLHFWLFLAISLAALLANGLILSAVACDHHLHTPMGFFLLNLSLTDLGCICTTVPKAMHNFLWNTTTISYMGCAAQAFFFYFFMSAEFSLLIIMCYDRYVAICKPLHYGTLLGSRACAHMAAAAWATGFLTALLHTASTFSLPLCQGNALGQFFCEIPHILKLSCSHSGYLREIGLIGVTVCLAFGCFIFIVFSYVQIFRAVLRIPSQQGGHKAFSTCLPHLAVLSLFVSTATFSDLKPPSISSPSLDLVVSVLYSVVPPALNPLIYSLRNQELKDALRKMMTECFSRATTCLFSSAQHSLCNPLLAQPAF, from the coding sequence atgtccaacagcagctccctcacccagttcctcctcctggcattcgcagacaggagggagctgcagctcctgcacttctggctcttcctggccatctccctggctgccctcctggccaacggcctcatcctcagcgctgtagcctgtgaccaccacctgcacacccccatgggcttcttcctgctcaacctctccctcacagacctgggctgcatctgcaccactgtccccaaagccatgcacaatttcctctggaacaccacaaccatctcctacatgggatgtgctgcacaggcctttttcttttatttcttcatgtcagcagagttttccctcctcatcatcatgtgctacgaccgctacgttgccatctgcaaacccctgcactacgggaccctcctgggcagcagagcttgtgcccacatggcagcagctgcctgggccactggctttctcactgctctgctgcacacagccagtacattttccctgcccctgtgccagggcaatgccctgggccagttcttctgtgaaatcccacacatcctcaagctctcctgctcacactcaggctacctcagggaaattgggctcattggggttaCTGTCTGTTTAGcgtttggttgtttcattttcattgttttctcctatgtgcagatcttcagggctgtgctgaggatcccctctcagcagggagggcacaaagccttttccacgtgcctccctcacctggctgtgctctccctgtttgtcagcactgccacattttccgacctgaagcccccctccatctcctccccatccctggacctggtggtgtcagttctgtactcggtggtgcctccagcactgaaccccctcatctacagcctcaggaaccaggaacTTAAGGATGCcttgaggaaaatgatgactgaaTGCTTTTCAAGAGCAACaacctgccttttttcttctgcgCAACACTCATTGTGTAACCCTTTACTGGCCCAGCCTgctttctaa
- the LOC135404559 gene encoding gastrula zinc finger protein XlCGF7.1-like: MAPRSPEDKSPRETLVGEAVLKGSPAQEGSGEEKGRRSPRRRGSKAIPGCSEEERASLCREGGRSLRGSSELVVPEQPPSREKPFRCLECGKSFRKSSSLLSHQHIHTGEWPYTCGECGKSFRSNSNLIQHQHIHTGERPYKCGECEKSFRDSFSLIQHLHIHTGERPYLCAECGKSFRDSSNLHNHQRIHTGERPYMCGQCGKSFSKSSSLHIHLLIHTGERPYMCFECGKRFPTNANLLQHERTHTDERPFHCTDCGKGFNRKSTLVTHRHIHTGERPYKCGECGKSFTQSSNLTRHQRTHQ, encoded by the exons ATGGCACCCCGAAg cccggaggacaaatccccccgtgagaccctggtgggagaggccgttttgaagggctccccggcgcaggaaggcagcggggaggaaaagggccggagatccccccgcaggaggggctccaaagccatcccagggtgctctgaggaggaaagagccagcctgtgccgggaaggtggccggagcttgaggggaaGCTCTGAGCtagtggtccctgagcagcctcccagcagggagaagcccttcaggtgcttggaatgtgggaagagcttcaggaagagctccagcctcctcagccaccagcacatccacactggggaatggccctacacatgtggggaatgtgggaagagcttcaggagcaactccaacctgatccaacaccagcacatccacactggggaacggccttACAAATGTGGGGAATGtgagaagagcttcagggacagcttcaGCCTCATCCAacacctgcacatccacactggggaacggccctattTGTGTgcggaatgtgggaagagcttcagggacagctccaatCTCCACAaccaccagcgcatccacactggggaacggccctacatgtgtgggcaatgtgggaagagcttcagcaagagCTCCAGCCTCCACATCCACCtgctcatccacactggggaacggccctataTGTGCTTTGAATGTGGAAAGAGGTTTCCAACCAACGCGAATCTCCTGCAGCAcgagcggacgcacacggatgagaggcccttccactgcaccgactgtgggaagggcttcaaccgaAAGTCCAccctcgtcacccaccggcacatccacaccggggagaggccctacaagtgtggggagtgtgggaagagcttcacccagagctctaacttgaccagacaccagcggacccaccagtaa